Proteins from one Podospora pseudoanserina strain CBS 124.78 chromosome 1, whole genome shotgun sequence genomic window:
- a CDS encoding hypothetical protein (EggNog:ENOG503P7KF), which yields MALSTHCVHVFQMIKADNTLIEWTCHLCHSGPHWWIYECRYCKIHTCRACMDGA from the coding sequence ATGGCGCTCTCTACACACTGCGTCCACGTATTCCAGATGATCAAGGCGGATAACACTCTGATCGAATGGACGTGCCATTTGTGCCACTCGGGACCCCACTGGTGGATCTATGAATGCCGGTACTGCAAGATCCACACGTGTCGTGCCTGCATGGATGGGGCCTAG
- a CDS encoding hypothetical protein (EggNog:ENOG503NYHU) produces MDALKNLVNSVPDWLHKLDELNGQIEQRQNELAQLAEKDKEKSPNGRSSNAPKSIRNKGSTESLRPRDEPEAHLRESTPQPQLETRNENGDATADAAAAGAAAAKAGTEQPPASPSDSHSPSAIQRQENKVRAAGQARARATLRKRQRTDSVISAEGGPPKYRTRSMIIVYYDSYVQIFFEELVKFVSASRNLMRKAKMAAKVAQIKRLAELDMPDDDDEDEKKDGARNDLTPAAGDGAIVAAPASSNADAEAIPALQYVSTRRLMGGGPSAMMAARASMGRGYGRAGARGNITLGPDGKPLQSDVYDELDKGLEFVQSMCEHAAHQFLRDGDCGEEVIKIQRRLRETKELADKEMDRVKKESPAPLQKDAEETRGRSYRPQSMRKDNLNALKAAETNGLGSEMKLEVDDGAEEVEVVLPPRLMYRSTRAMKSQ; encoded by the coding sequence ATGGATGCGCTCAAGAATCTCGTCAACAGCGTGCCCGACTGGCTGCACAAGCTCGATGAGCTCAACGGCCAGATTGAACAGCGCCAGAACGAGCTGGCCCAGCTGGCCGAAAAGGATAAAGAAAAGTCGCCGAACGGGAGGTCATCGAACGCGCCAAAGTCGATCCGGAACAAGGGCTCAACAGAGTCGCTGAGGCCGCGCGATGAGCCTGAGGCGCACCTAAGGgaatcaacaccacagccCCAGCTCGAAACCCGGAATGAAAATGGCGATGCGACAGCGGATGCTGCAGCTGCGggagccgccgccgccaaggccGGCACCGAGCAACCGCCGGCCAGCCCGTCCGACTCGCACTCGCCATCTGCCATTCAACGACAAGAAAACAAGGTGCGAGCGGCCGGTCAAGCACGCGCTCGGGCGACACTCAGGAAACGACAACGCACCGACTCGGTCATCAGCGCCGAGGGCGGCCCGCCAAAGTACCGGACCCGCAGCATGATCATTGTCTACTATGACAGCTACGTCCAGATTTTCTTTGAAGAACTCGTCAAGTTTGTGAGCGCCAGCCGGAACTTGATGCGCAAAGCCAAAATGGCCGCCAAGGTAGCTCAGATCAAGCGGTTAGCAGAGCTCGACATgcccgatgatgatgatgaggacgagaaAAAGGACGGCGCCAGGAACGACTTGACTCCGGCAGCCGGCGATGGAGCCATCGTGGCTGCCCCTGCATCCTCCAACGCTGACGCCGAGGCAATCCCGGCTCTTCAATACGTCAGCACACGACGATTGATGGGCGGAGGGCCATCAGCGATGATGGCTGCCAGAGCATCCATGGGACGCGGTTACGGTCGAGCTGGCGCCCGCGGCAACATCACCCTTGGACCCGATGGAAAGCCGCTACAGAGCGATGTCTATGATGAGCTCGACAAGGGACTCGAGTTTGTCCAGAGCATGTGCGAGCACGCCGCTCATCAATTCCTGCGGGACGGCGActgcggggaggaggtgatcaAGATTCAGCGGCGACTACGAGAGACCAAGGAGCTGGCCGACAAGGAGATGGACCgtgtcaagaaggagagtCCTGCCCCTCTTCAGAAAGATGCCGAGGAGACTCGGGGCAGGAGCTATCGCCCGCAAAGCATGCGTAAAGACAACCTGAATGCCTTGAAGGCTGCCGAGACCAACGGACTGGGCAGTGAGATGAAGCTCGAGGTGGACGAtggagcggaggaggtggaggtggtgttgccCCCAAGGCTGATGTACAGGAGCACACGGGCGATGAAATCTCAATAA
- a CDS encoding hypothetical protein (CAZy:GH76; EggNog:ENOG503NXCJ; COG:G), with protein sequence MVSTTWGRLAARALFYMSIHRLGHAANDAPYAENAELAAKVLQDWFKPQTGGWSTGGWWQNANILTVLTDWALLEGPNQHVNVTDIAATTFVNAQKENVQIGKRHRADEQMASSRKHTRTTESGYPKFINTFYDDEGWWALAWIRSYDLTKKIEYLSMAESIFDDMRTGADNVCGGGILWNKTMRYKAAIANELYLTVAASLANRVQGSKDHYLQIAREQWVWFKKSGLINKDNLINDGLNSTTCLNNNETTWSYNQGVILGGLVELSKAAGNDSYLSPAVDIAEAAIASLQDEDGILHEADHCDIRADCGEDGPQFKGIFIRNLHYLYKAVPNEKFAMTIKKNADSIWAKGRDPKTNRLGLSWVGKPEAGIGPTAKTHSSAMDALVAAMGAVAGSK encoded by the coding sequence ATGGTTTCCACCACATGGGGCAGATTGGCTGCTCGAGCTCTCTTTTATATGTCCATTCACCGGCTCGGCCACGCTGCAAATGACGCGCCCTACGCCGAAAATGCTGAACTCGCAGCCAAGGTTCTTCAAGACTGGTTTAAACCGCAAACGGGGGGGTGGAGCAcagggggttggtggcagAACGCAAACATTCTTACAGTTTTGACAGACTGGGCTCTGCTTGAGGGTCCAAATCAGCATGTCAATGTTACCGATATTGCTGCCACTACGTTTGTGAATGCTCAGAAGGAGAACGTGCAGATCGGAAAACGCCACAGAGCAGACGAACAGATGGCCTCATCCAGAAAGCACACGCGGACGACGGAGAGCGGTTACCCTAAGTTTATCAACACATTTTACGATGacgaggggtggtgggcatTGGCTTGGATCAGATCGTACGACCTAACGAAGAAGATCGAATACCTCAGTATGGCGGAAAGCATTTTTGATGATATGAGAACCGGCGCCGACAACGTGTGTGGCGGCGGTATCTTGTGGAACAAGACGATGAGATACAAGGCCGCTATCGCCAACGAGCTCTACCTTACCGTGGCTGCCAGTCTCGCCAACCGGGTGCAGGGTTCCAAAGACCATTACCTTCAGATCGCAAGAGAACAGTGGGTATGGTTTAAGAAGAGTGGGTTgatcaacaaggacaaccTGATCAACGACGgcctcaacagcaccacctgcctcaacaacaacgagaCTACCTGGTCCTACAATCAGGGGGTCATCCTGGGTGGTCTGGTCGAGCTCAGCAAAGCCGCGGGCAACGACTCGTATCTCTCGCCAGCGGTCGACATTGCCGAAGCGGCCATCGCCAGTCTACAAGATGAAGACGGCATCCTTCATGAAGCCGACCACTGCGACATACGAGCGGActgtggtgaggatgggccGCAGTTCAAGGGTATCTTTATTCGGAACCTGCACTACCTATACAAGGCTGTTCCCAATGAGAAATTCGCGATGACAATCAAGAAGAACGCGGATTCGATCTGGGCCAAGGGCCGGGACCCAAAGACAAATCGATTAGGGCTATCTTGGGTGGGCAAGCCGGAAGCGGGGATTGGCCCGACAGCGAAAACACACAGCAGCGCGATGGACGCGCTGGTTGCGGCGATGGGTGCGGTTGCTGGAAGCAAGTAG